The Pseudomonadota bacterium genome contains a region encoding:
- a CDS encoding DUF748 domain-containing protein, whose translation MNMKKRGWVKIVFISIGILFLITGSATLLLVKNSNRAIKHVLESRFGHVVSFERIDLRWNHVDVFNVCLKNPKNKDIIKIESISLNADFMNFFKKEYIISKLSVKNPYVLIERDKSGRIMGPDLPSRPVAEKTEKPSPSLVIKKIIVTGGSLDYVDRKVSEERPVFIKLMDTEIEADDVVLPPDGRLTTYRLSTAIPTKGGKGTVKSNGKINLKTKKDLEGKINAQHIDISNFKTYFQKKNSIDITKGFLDIDMDAKVVSNKINAPGKAVLRNLEFKSGFRMGNTVFDVPLSAVVSFLKNNRDEIAVNFVLEGDLNNPKFSLKQDFINKIIAGITGQIGGSVKGAGELLIDGIKNIGRGIKRGLIK comes from the coding sequence ATGAACATGAAGAAAAGAGGATGGGTTAAGATTGTTTTTATATCAATCGGTATTCTCTTCCTGATTACAGGTTCTGCAACCTTGCTGCTTGTTAAAAATTCAAACAGGGCAATTAAACATGTACTTGAATCCAGATTCGGGCATGTTGTTTCTTTTGAAAGGATTGATCTGCGATGGAACCATGTTGATGTTTTTAATGTCTGTCTCAAAAACCCCAAGAACAAAGATATTATAAAAATTGAAAGTATTTCTCTCAATGCCGATTTCATGAACTTTTTTAAGAAGGAATATATTATCTCGAAACTGTCTGTTAAAAATCCTTATGTGCTCATTGAGCGGGACAAAAGCGGGAGGATCATGGGCCCTGATTTACCATCCCGGCCTGTTGCGGAAAAAACGGAAAAGCCGTCCCCCTCGCTTGTAATAAAAAAGATTATTGTAACAGGAGGATCGCTCGATTATGTTGATAGAAAGGTATCTGAAGAGCGGCCTGTGTTCATAAAACTGATGGATACCGAGATTGAAGCCGATGATGTTGTGTTGCCCCCTGACGGGCGTCTTACGACCTATCGGTTAAGCACCGCTATACCGACAAAGGGAGGCAAGGGTACTGTAAAAAGCAATGGAAAAATAAACCTGAAGACAAAAAAAGACTTGGAAGGCAAAATAAATGCACAGCACATTGATATTTCCAATTTTAAGACCTATTTTCAAAAGAAAAATTCAATAGACATTACGAAAGGATTTCTTGATATTGATATGGATGCAAAAGTAGTATCAAATAAAATTAATGCTCCCGGCAAAGCGGTGCTACGAAATCTTGAATTTAAAAGCGGATTCCGGATGGGTAATACAGTCTTTGATGTGCCGCTTTCTGCTGTAGTTTCGTTTTTGAAAAACAATAGAGATGAAATTGCTGTAAATTTTGTTTTGGAAGGAGACCTTAATAACCCTAAATTTAGCCTGAAACAGGATTTTATTAATAAGATCATTGCTGGCATTACCGGACAAATCGGCGGCTCTGTCAAAGGCGCCGGAGAATTGCTCATTGATGGTATCAAGAATATTGGAAGAGGAATAAAAAGGGGATTAATAAAGTAA